AACCGGGGTTCGCCGATTAGGCCGGCAACCCATCCACTCCGCCGGTCACCGGCATCGGGGTCTCCGCACGGTCGCAAGCCCTGTCGTTCCTTGTCCGCCGCCTTGCCCGTGCGCCGCCACACCATCCGGCCAGCCAGACCGGCGCTTTCTACCTCATGAGCACCTCCTTATCACTCGCTACCCCACCGCTGCCACCCGCTCACACATCGCGCAGCTTCGCCAGAAGTCGCTCCTCCTTTCGATTCCGCCGTCCGGCTGTTCACGCCCGCACTTGCCGTCACCGCCAACTGCAAGCATGCCGGAAAGATTGGACGACGCAATCAAAGCTGGGCTGCACGCGGGTAGTTGTCCACAATTTCGGCAAAAACCGCACGAGACCGCCAATCACACCACCAAGTTGTCCACAGATTTACGCGGTGACTTCCGGGGAGTACCGCCCCGCGTCAGGCTGTGGTCATGACCGAAACCATCAGTGCTCCCGCACCGGGAGAACCGGCGCACCGGGATGGAGTCACCACCAGCACCCACCTGCGCCGGGCGGGGCTGAGCCAACATGCCATCTCGTCCCGGTGCCGGCCCGGCGGTCCCTGGCGGCGTCTTCTGCCGGGAGTGATCCTGCTCAGCAATCGAGAGCCGAGCCGGGATCAACAGTTGCGCGCAGCCGTCTACCACGCCGGTCCGGATGCTGTCGTCAGCGGCACGGACGCCTTGCAGGCACAGGGAATTCCGCTGTCACCGTCCCGGCGCGTCCACGTGCTGATCCCGATCGGGAGGCGCCTCACCTCACACGAGTTCACCTGGCTCGACCGCACTTCACGCGTGCCCGACCCGGTCGTCGTGGACGGCATTCCGTTCGCGCCGCCCGCCCGGGCCACCATCGACCTGGCTCGTCACGAAACGGATCCGGACAGGTTGCGGCGCCTGCTCACCCTGCCGGTCTACTACGGCCTGTGCACCGCGGAGCAGTTGCGCAACGAGCTCGACGCCGGCAACCAACGAGGATCGTCAGCCGTACGCCGGACACTGCACACCCTCGGCTCCCTCCGCGACACCTATCAGCAAGGTGTGGCACGGGAACTGCTCGGTGGCGTACCGCTGCCACCACCGATCTGGAACGTGACTGTGTGCGACTCGTCGGGAGGACGGTTGGGCGTGGTCGACGCGTGGTGGGACGAAGTTGCGATGGGCTGGCTCCTCGATCAGGCCGCGCCTCGTTCGGACCAGTCCGTCGCGAGCCACCTGCCGCTCACCGGGGCAGGCGTGGTTCTTGTCCGCACCCCTGCCCATCGGCTACGCGGAGATGCGACGGCGGTGGCCCGTGAGCTCACGAGCGCCTTCGGAGCGGCGGCTCACCGCCGGAGGCCGCGGGTCCAGGCACTGCGGGAGGTGGCGGTGTGAGCGACGATCACCAGTACTCCGACGGCAGCTTTCCCTCGATGTCCCGCACGTGCTCACGTGCGCAACGCGGGCAAAGCCAGCGCAGGGCACCTCCGTCCCGGTCACTGACCCAGGCGAGGGCATCGAGGGGGTCCACATCGGCGTTGCGTGGAACGCCGCATCGCGAGCAGATCACGGATTCGCTCATGGCCGGAATCCGAAATGGACCGTCTGCGTACCGAGCACGTAGAGATCGTCCCGCTTGCCCAGGTAATGCGGGCCGGCGCGGTCCAACAGACGACGCAGGGTGTCCCGATCTTCCTGTGTCACGAGTTCGTCGCCGCCCGAACCGAGCCCTTCGATGTGTTCGAGCACGTACTCCCGGACATTCTCGTCCGGCGGCGCCGGCCGGTCGATGAGGTGGCTGAACGAGCCGACACGTTCCAGCCCCGCCTTGGCCAGGGCGATGTTCCAGCCATACGGCATTCCGACCGCACCCGGCATGCCGGCACGCATTTGCCCGAACCAGCGATCATGAGCCGCCAACAGGCGACGCTCGAGCCCCGGTTCTCCGATCCCGAGATCCCAGGGCAGGCAGTAGGTGGGTGGGCTGCCCTCGGCGAGGGCGAGCATGCCACCCGGTTTGAGCCCGGTGACGAGGCCGGACACCCCGGCTTGTTGATCAGGGAGGTGATGCACCATAGCGGCGGCCCAGACCAGATCCGCGGCCGGGACGAGCTGACCGAGGCCGGTGGACGCGACATCCGCGTGCACGCGCTCGATCCGAACCTGCCCGGTGAGCGCGGCAGCGGAGACAGCGTCGACCCCGGGGTGAGCACGCCCGACAGTCGCCGCCACGGCGGCGCCGTCAAGCTCTGCTCGTGCTTGCTCGGTCTCAGCTCGTTCCCGGCCGGCTACGTCCGGAACAGTCCTGGCCCGACCGTCTGGGGATGTCCCTGGCGAGTTGTTCGACGACGTCGACAAATCCAGATTCGCTCGGACACGTTCGACGGCCGCCTCGGCGACGGTCTCGGCGACGTCGAGCAAAGCGGGTACTGCGTCGACAAGAACGAGCGTTCCGCCACCGCGGCGGGTGAGCTCGGCGGCGAACGCCGCACTCATCCCGCCGGCTCCGCTGCCGGCATCGACGACGACCGGCTGATCACCGAGCTGCCCGATCAGGCGGGCGGCGACCTCCGCGTACACCGGTGCATGGAGGTCATCGGCACGGCGTAAGGCCGGAATTCGCTCGGCCCAATCGATGTCGTCGTGCGTGTGTGCGCCCATACCGGCCATTCAACACCTACCGCGGGTACCTCGCCGTGACTCCCGCGCAGTCGGTCCCGCCGCCGAAAACGAGAGCTCCCATGCCGGATGGCTTCGCGGAGCTGGCCTCGCGTTCCCTGCCGGAGAGTTGCGCCCGGCCTCAGGTGGACGCGTGGCCCGCGGCGGGCGGCGGGCAGCGGGCAGCGGGCAGCGGGCAGCGGGCAGCGGGCAGCGGGCAGCGGGCAGCGGGCAGCGGGCGAGTTTGCCACGACGTCGTGCGCGCGCCGCGAACTCCATCGCGCGACCGGGTGAACATGATCGGGCGAAAAGCAGCGCGACCAGCGCCGCACCCACATGACTCACAGCGGTTGCCGACGGCATCGCCTCCCCTGTCCCGACCGAGACCGAAGACCGGAACGGCCGAGCCCAGCAGCATGCGGAGGTAACAGAATCTCCGCATACTGCCGGGCCAGGAATCGCTAGGCGCGGTACCGTCCTGCGCGCCGGGAGGCCCAGCGGGCTACTCGGTCCCAGCGGCGTGCAGCGCGTGGGTTGCTGCGCATCGGCCGCCGGCGGACGTCGTCGTGCAGGTCCTGTATTCGTGCTCTCGCCAATTCTTCGTTGAGCAACATTCGGGTCATCTCCTTGGTCATGCGTGCGACCCCGGCGCGGGGGCGGGGCGTGCTCGGATGCTTCGTCCAGCTCGTGAGGACGATTGGGGCTTCAGTACTCATGCGGCTGCGCTCTGCTGGTCAGTGCGGTTGACGCGCTCGACGCGCTTCCCCGCAACGGGCGTTTCCACCGGGTTCTTACGAGGACGACCCCGCGGCCGCTTACGGGCGACCACGACACCGCGCTCGAAGATCTCGCCTCCCCAAACCCCCCAGGGCTCCCGCCGGGCGAGCGCACCGGACAGGCACGCATTCCGGATCGGGCAGTCGGCGCACCGGCTTTTGGCCAGCTCCAGATCCGCCGGTGACTCCGCGAACCACAGGTCGGCGTCACCCGACCGGCAGGGCAGGTCCGCATCAGGTGAGGCCACGGCGTCGAAAAGCTCACCGATCCCGGATCCCGGAAGGGTGAGTTCGTCGGTTAACGCCTTCTCTGACGCGAAGGCGATTGCCGATGACATCCCGTTCTCCTTTGTGTAGTAACGGTTTTGAGTTGGTACAAAAACACGAGGGCCGCGGATCCGATACTCGGTTCCGCGGCCCTCGTGAGCCTGTCTCCCTGACGGGGGGTCAGAGTCTGAGCTCCGGCGGAGCCAGCGGAACGTGGAGTCGGTTCTGCTTGTTGGTCGGGACGTACGCCGGCTTGACGGCGGACACACCAGTCCCGTCGAAACGGTCACGCAGCCGGGCGAGAACCGGCACTTCGACGCCGGCCTTGCCAGCGCCCCAGCCGTTCCCGCACGCCATCACCGAGCGGGCAAAGGGCAGAGCGGCGCCAGGGTTCGTGACCGTGGTAGAGATCTTCACGTCCCAGCACCTCCTCTCGTCCTTCGCTCATCGCCGGCGGGCAACGGGCGGTCGCTTCGCGGGCACTCCTCACCCGCTCATGCAGGCTATTGCCCCTGCCCGATCTGGGGCAACTGATTTTCCGCAGAACTTTCCCCAGCGACGAAGATCGTCGTTGAGCAGCGGTTCTGCCGCACGAAGCAGCCCTTGGACGCGGTCAACCGTGCGCCCGCCGCGATCCCGAGTAGGCAAAACCGCCCGCGGCCCCGGCGACCCACCAAGCAAGCAGCCTGTGTCGGTGAGCACATCCCAGCAAGGTGGCCCCGCACACCACCCCAACCGTGCCGCGCAGCACTCGCCGGGTGGCGACGAGCGTACCCACTGCCCGGAACACGTCTCGCGCCCCATCGCGAACTGTGCGCTTACCCCACTCCGCACCCCGGGAAGGGTCAGGAGCGCTGCCGGCGAAGCAGGGACAGCACCTCGTCGCCGAAGCGTTGGACCTTGGTGGGGCCGATGCCGGAGATCGAAACCAATCCGCGTGGGTCGTCGGGGCGTTGTTCGGCGATCGCGACCAGCGTGGCGTCCGTGAAGACGACGAACGGGGGCACCTTCAGCTCCCGCGCCCGCTCCGCCCGCCACTCCTTCAACCGGTCGAGCAGGCCCTCGTCCAGGTCGGACGGGCACCGCGCGCAGCGGCCGAGCTTGACCTCCAGCGTGTTCGCCAGCTGCTCACCGCACATTCGGCAGCTCGGCTTCGTCCGGGTGGCCGGTTGCCTACGCAGCACCCGTGCGGCGGGGTGTTCGTCGGGCACCAGCCCGTACAGGAACCGGCTGCGCCGCCGGTGCCGGCGCCCGCCCGGGTGCCGCGACAACGACCACGACAACCACAGGTGCTCCCGCGCCCGTGTCACCCCGACGTAGAACAGCCGCCGCTCCTCCTCGATCGCCGCTTCGTCGCCGTCCGCGCGCTGGATCGGCACCGTGCCCTCGGCCAGCCCGACCAGGAACACCGCATCCCACTCCAGGCCCTTCGCCGCGTGCAGCGACGCGAGCGTGACCCCCTCGACGGTCGGCGGGTGCTGCGCCGCCGCGCGCTGCTCCAGCTCCGCCACGTAGCGGCCCAGCGACACGTCCTCGGCGGTGGACACCAGCTCCTCCGCCAGTTCGACCAGCGCGAGCAGCGCGTCCCACCGCTCCTTCGCCGCGCCGCCCGCCGGCGGCTGCTCGGTGAGCCCGACCCGCGCCAGCACCGCACGCACCGCCGGCACCAGCTCCCCCGGCGGCGGGTCGCCCGCGGCCGTGCGCAACGCGACCATCGCCTGCCGGACCTCGCGGCGCTCGAAGAACCGCTCCCCGCCCCGGACCAGGTACGGGATCCGCAGGTCCGTCAGCGCCTGCTCGTAGACCTCCGACTGCGCGTTCACCCGGTACAGGATCGCGATCTCGCTCGCCGGCACCCCCGAGTCGAGCAGCTGCCGGACCCGACCGGCGACCGCACCGGCCTCCGTCGGCTCATCGTCGAACTCCGCGAACCGCGGCTCCGGACCGTCCGGCCGTTGCCCGATCAGCTTCAGCCGGGAGCCCGCCGGGCGGCCGCGCGCGGCACCGATCACCTTGTTGGCGAGTGCGACGACCTGCGGTGTGGACCGGTAGTCCCGCTCCAGGCGGACCACCGTCGCCTCCGGGAACCGGCGGGTGAAGTCGAGCAGCGGCCGTGGCGAGGCGCCGCCGAAGGAGTAGATGGTCTGGTTCGCGTCGCCGACGACCGTGATGTCGTCACGGCCGCCGAGCCACGCGTCGAGCAGCCGCTGCTGCAGCGGCGTGACGTCCTGGTACTCGTCCACGACGAAGCACCGGTACCGGTCGCGGAACTCGCGCGCGACGTCGGCGTTCTCCTCCAGCGCGGCCGTGGTGTGCAGCAGGAGGTCGTCGAAGTCGAGCATGCGGGCCGCGTTCTTGACCTCTTCGTACTTGCGGTAGACCTCGGCGACCTGCGCGGCCTGCAGGGGGGTGTCCCGCTGCAGGCGGGCGGCCTGCGCGGGGTAGTCGTCCGGGCCGATCAGCGACGCCTTCGCCCACTCGATCTCGTTCGCGAGGTCCCGCAGGACCTCGGTGTCGCTGCTGATCCGCGAGCGCTGCGCCGCCTGCGCGACCAGCCGCAGCTTGCCGTCGAGCAGGTCCCACATCCGGTCGCCCACCACCCGCGGCCAGAAGTACCGCAGTTGGCGCCGGGCGGCCGCGTGGAACGTCAGGGCCTGCGCGCCGTCGACCCCCAGCGCGCGCAGCCGGGTCCGCATCTCCCCCGCCGCGCGCGCGGTGAAGGTGACCGCGAGCACCTGACTCGCGGCGACGTGCCCGGCCGCGATCAGGTGCGCGATGCGGTGGGTGATGGTGCGGGTCTTGCCGGTGCCGGCGCCGGCCAGGACGCAGACCGGTCCGCGGGGGGCTGCGGCGGCGGCACGCTGCTCGGGGTCCAGCCCGTCCAACAGGCCCGTCGGGGACTTGGTCACGCGTGCGCTACCCACCCCGGCATCCTCGCAGAGGGGACCGACAGGATCGCGCCGCCCCGCCCAGCCGTATCCTGCTTCATATGGCGGGAAAGCAGGACAAAGAGGCTGCCAAGCAGGCCAAGGCGGAACGGCGCGCCGAGAGCAAGGCCAAGCGTGGCCAGATCTGGGAAGCGTTCAAGATGCAGCGCCGGGAGGACAAGGCGCTGATCCCCTGGTTGCTCGGCGCGTTCCTGGTCGTGGTGGCCGTGTTCGTCGTGGTCGGGCTGCTCCTGGACATGCTGTGGGTCCTGCTGCCGCTGGGCATCGTCCTCGGCGTGATCGCCGCGATGATCATCTTCGGCCGCCGGGTCCAGCGCACCGTCTTCGGGAAGGCCGAGGGCCAGCCCGGAGCCGCCGGCTGGGCACTGGACAACCTGCGCGGCCGCTGGAAGGTCACGCAGACGGTCGCCGCCACCACCCAGCTCGACGCCGTGCACCGCGTGCTCGGCGGGCCGGGCGTGGTGCTCGTCGGCGAGGGCGCCCCGCACCGCGTGCGGAACCTGCTCGCGCAGGAGAAGAAGCGCGTGGCCCGGCTCGTCGGCGACACCCCGATCTACGAGGTCGTGGTCGGCAACGACGAGGGCCAGGTCCCGCTGCGGCGCCTGTCCGCGCACATGATGAAGCTGCCGCGCAACCTGCGTCCCCCCCAGGTGGACGCGCTGGAGGCCAAGCTCGCCGCGCTCGGCAACCGCGGTGGCGCGGCGATGCCGAAGGGCCCGATCCCGCAGGGCGCGAAGATGCGCAGCGTGCAGCGTGTCATCAAGCGCCGCTGACCGCCAACCCACGAGGAAGGCCCCGGCCCGCCGGCCGGGGCCTTCGTCGTGTCAGCGCATCCGGACGACCACGGTTCCGGTGAGCCGGTCGAGCCAGCTGCGGCCGTCGGCGTTGCGGATCGCGGCGGGGATGATCACGAAGGTGAGGGCCGCGCGGACGATCGCCCGGGGCACGCCGACCATCTGCGCGCCGTCCAGCCGGGCGACGCGGATCCCGGTCGCGAACATGCCCGGGGTGAAGCCGAAGAACGACGCCGGCACGACCGTGACGACCGCCCACACCCCGATCGACCACAGGTTGTAGGACTGCATCGTGGCCGTGTCCTGCAGGTCGGGCCGGATGAACAGCGACGTCAGCAGGGACGCGACGACCAGGTCGATCACCAGCCCGAGCAGGCGGGAACCGCCGCCGGCGACCGAACCGATCCCCTGCTCGGGGAGCCCGAGCCGTTCCCCGCGCCAGCGCGGGGGGTCCCCGGCGTCCGCGCCCGGCCGGGGTCCGGACAGCCACTCACCGGTCCATCTCGCCACTCGACCAGGGTAGGCCGGTGGCGTGCGCCACTGCCGCCCGGTCCGCCGGGTCACCGTTAACATCCGCGAAACATACGGGTGACGGTCGGGCAACACCGTTCTCCTAGCGTGAGCCGAAGAGAGTACTGCCCCCGGCAATGCGTATGAAGGAGTTACAGAGGGTGACCACTACTCCAGACGATATCCAGCGTCTCATCGCCGATGAGAACGTGCAGTTCGTAGACGTCAGGTTCTGTGATCTGCCGGGTGTGATGCAGCACTTCACCGTCCCCGCGAAGGCTTTCGACGCCGACGCGTTCGAAGAGGGCCTGGCCTTCGACGGTTCCTCGGTGCGCGGCTTCCAGTCGATCCACGAGTCCGACATGCTGCTGCTGCCCGACCCGGAGACGGCGCGGATCGACCCGTTCCGCAAGGAGAAGACCCTCTCCCTCAACTTCTTCGTGCACGACCCGTTCACCCGGGAGGCGTACAGCCGGGACCCGCGCAACATCGCGCGCAAGGCCGAGCAGTACATCGCCGAGTCGGGCGTGGCGGACACCGTGTACTTCGGCCCGGAGGCCGAGTTCTACGTCTTCGACTCCATTCGCTTCTCGTCCTCGGAGAACGCCTCGTTCCACGAGATCGACTCCGTCGAGGGCTGGTGGAACACCGGCCGCGAGGAAGAGGGCGGCAACCGCGGGTACAAGACCCCCTTCAAGGGTGGCTACTTCCCGGTCCCGCCGGTCGACCACTTCGCCGACCTGCGTGACGAGATCAGCCAGCGGCTGATCAACTCCGGTTTCGAGCTGGAGCGCGCGCACCACGAGGTGGGCACCGCGGGCCAGGCCGAGATCAACTACCGGTTCAACACCCTGCTGCACGCCGCCGACGACCTGCAGCTGTTCAAGTACATCGTGAAGAACACCGCGTG
The sequence above is a segment of the Amycolatopsis viridis genome. Coding sequences within it:
- a CDS encoding class I SAM-dependent methyltransferase, translating into MGAHTHDDIDWAERIPALRRADDLHAPVYAEVAARLIGQLGDQPVVVDAGSGAGGMSAAFAAELTRRGGGTLVLVDAVPALLDVAETVAEAAVERVRANLDLSTSSNNSPGTSPDGRARTVPDVAGRERAETEQARAELDGAAVAATVGRAHPGVDAVSAAALTGQVRIERVHADVASTGLGQLVPAADLVWAAAMVHHLPDQQAGVSGLVTGLKPGGMLALAEGSPPTYCLPWDLGIGEPGLERRLLAAHDRWFGQMRAGMPGAVGMPYGWNIALAKAGLERVGSFSHLIDRPAPPDENVREYVLEHIEGLGSGGDELVTQEDRDTLRRLLDRAGPHYLGKRDDLYVLGTQTVHFGFRP
- a CDS encoding WhiB family transcriptional regulator, translating into MSSAIAFASEKALTDELTLPGSGIGELFDAVASPDADLPCRSGDADLWFAESPADLELAKSRCADCPIRNACLSGALARREPWGVWGGEIFERGVVVARKRPRGRPRKNPVETPVAGKRVERVNRTDQQSAAA
- a CDS encoding ATP-dependent DNA helicase UvrD2; translation: MTKSPTGLLDGLDPEQRAAAAAPRGPVCVLAGAGTGKTRTITHRIAHLIAAGHVAASQVLAVTFTARAAGEMRTRLRALGVDGAQALTFHAAARRQLRYFWPRVVGDRMWDLLDGKLRLVAQAAQRSRISSDTEVLRDLANEIEWAKASLIGPDDYPAQAARLQRDTPLQAAQVAEVYRKYEEVKNAARMLDFDDLLLHTTAALEENADVAREFRDRYRCFVVDEYQDVTPLQQRLLDAWLGGRDDITVVGDANQTIYSFGGASPRPLLDFTRRFPEATVVRLERDYRSTPQVVALANKVIGAARGRPAGSRLKLIGQRPDGPEPRFAEFDDEPTEAGAVAGRVRQLLDSGVPASEIAILYRVNAQSEVYEQALTDLRIPYLVRGGERFFERREVRQAMVALRTAAGDPPPGELVPAVRAVLARVGLTEQPPAGGAAKERWDALLALVELAEELVSTAEDVSLGRYVAELEQRAAAQHPPTVEGVTLASLHAAKGLEWDAVFLVGLAEGTVPIQRADGDEAAIEEERRLFYVGVTRAREHLWLSWSLSRHPGGRRHRRRSRFLYGLVPDEHPAARVLRRQPATRTKPSCRMCGEQLANTLEVKLGRCARCPSDLDEGLLDRLKEWRAERARELKVPPFVVFTDATLVAIAEQRPDDPRGLVSISGIGPTKVQRFGDEVLSLLRRQRS
- a CDS encoding DUF4191 domain-containing protein: MAGKQDKEAAKQAKAERRAESKAKRGQIWEAFKMQRREDKALIPWLLGAFLVVVAVFVVVGLLLDMLWVLLPLGIVLGVIAAMIIFGRRVQRTVFGKAEGQPGAAGWALDNLRGRWKVTQTVAATTQLDAVHRVLGGPGVVLVGEGAPHRVRNLLAQEKKRVARLVGDTPIYEVVVGNDEGQVPLRRLSAHMMKLPRNLRPPQVDALEAKLAALGNRGGAAMPKGPIPQGAKMRSVQRVIKRR
- a CDS encoding RDD family protein, with the translated sequence MARWTGEWLSGPRPGADAGDPPRWRGERLGLPEQGIGSVAGGGSRLLGLVIDLVVASLLTSLFIRPDLQDTATMQSYNLWSIGVWAVVTVVPASFFGFTPGMFATGIRVARLDGAQMVGVPRAIVRAALTFVIIPAAIRNADGRSWLDRLTGTVVVRMR
- the glnA gene encoding type I glutamate--ammonia ligase — its product is MTTTPDDIQRLIADENVQFVDVRFCDLPGVMQHFTVPAKAFDADAFEEGLAFDGSSVRGFQSIHESDMLLLPDPETARIDPFRKEKTLSLNFFVHDPFTREAYSRDPRNIARKAEQYIAESGVADTVYFGPEAEFYVFDSIRFSSSENASFHEIDSVEGWWNTGREEEGGNRGYKTPFKGGYFPVPPVDHFADLRDEISQRLINSGFELERAHHEVGTAGQAEINYRFNTLLHAADDLQLFKYIVKNTAWNAGKTATFMPKPLFGDNGSGMHCHQSLWKDGQPLFYDESGYAGLSDMARHYIGGILAHAPSLLAFTNPTVNSYHRLVPGYEAPVSLVYSQRNRSACVRIPITGSNAKAKRIEFRCPDSSGNPYLAFAAMMMAGLDGIKNKIEPPEPIDKDLYELPPEEAKDVKQVPASLDEVLNNLEADHDFLTEGGVFTPDLIETWISLKRETEIDPLRLRPHPYEFALYYDV